ACCGTCCCGGGATCGCCGATCACGGTGTGGTCCGCCGGCTCGTTCTTCCCGAGTTCCCACGGGTCGTCGCCGATCGCGATCAGGGTTGCCTCGGCGGGCACGCGACGGCCGTCGTAGCGGAGCGAGGGGGTGTTCGTCGAGCAGCCGACGAAGACGAGGCAGTCGGCCTCGGCGAAGCGCCCGGCGGCGACCGAGGCGTCACCGGGGAGGTGAGTGTCCCAGAGCGGGTGGTCGGTCGGGAACGAGGACTCGCTCGTGATGTACTCGCCACAGACGCGTGCGCCGCTTGCTTCGGCGAACTCGACGGCCGCCGAAACCGACCGATCGCCACCGCGAGCGACCCCGTCGCCGATCACCGCGAGCACCGACTCCGCCTCCGAAATCGCCTCCGCGGATCGTTCGATCGCCCCAGCATCACCTCGACCGGCGGTCGGGATCTCACCCAGTCGTTCCGGTTCCCGCTCCGTCTCGGCGAGCGCCACGTCGAGCGGTAGTGCGAGGAAGACGGGTCCCGTCGGCGGCGTGAGCGCGACGCGGACCGCCCGCCGGAGCATCGTCGGCAGGGCGTCGACGTGTTTCACCTCCGCCGCCCACTTCGTGAACGGCTCGGCCATGCGGACGAGGTCGCCCGTAAGGATCGGCTCCTCGTGCTGGAAGTCGGTGCTGTAGTTGCCGGCGGTGAGCAGCAGGGGAGCACCCGTGTAGCTCGCACCGTGGAGGTTGCCCAGTCCGTGGGCGAGCCCCGGAGCGACGTGGACGTTCGCGACGCCGAGCGACAGCACCTCCGGGTCCTCGTGGGCGTGGTACCGCCGCGCGCTCGCGTAGCCCGCGGCCGCCCCGACCGCGACGTCCTCGTGGAGCGCCAGGACGTACTCGATCGAACTTTCGCCGACCCGCTCGCTGATCGGGAGTTCTGTGGTACCCGGGTTCCCGAAGAGCTTCGTGACGCCGTACGATTCGAGAGCCTTGACGAAGACGTCCGCGCCCGTGTGCATACACGGTCCTCGTCGGTCCCGGGCTAAACGGTATGCCCTCCGGCACGGCTCTCTCCCTCTCGTCTCTCCTCGTGGACGCCGTTCGCGGCGACGTCGCGTGCTACCCTGGCGAGCGTGTCCACGCCGATCCCGAGCGCACGCTCGTCGAAGTCGAACGTCCCGGCGTGGTGCGGCCCCGCGAGGTCCGCGCCAACGATCGCGTACGTCGCCTCCCCGCCGTGCTCTCTGACGCGTCGAAGCAGGAAACAGGCGTCCTCGCTCCCGCTGACCAGCCGGTGGGATTCGACGTGCTCGACGTCTTCTGTACCTGAGACGA
This region of Halalkalicoccus sp. CGA53 genomic DNA includes:
- a CDS encoding thiamine pyrophosphate-binding protein — protein: MHTGADVFVKALESYGVTKLFGNPGTTELPISERVGESSIEYVLALHEDVAVGAAAGYASARRYHAHEDPEVLSLGVANVHVAPGLAHGLGNLHGASYTGAPLLLTAGNYSTDFQHEEPILTGDLVRMAEPFTKWAAEVKHVDALPTMLRRAVRVALTPPTGPVFLALPLDVALAETEREPERLGEIPTAGRGDAGAIERSAEAISEAESVLAVIGDGVARGGDRSVSAAVEFAEASGARVCGEYITSESSFPTDHPLWDTHLPGDASVAAGRFAEADCLVFVGCSTNTPSLRYDGRRVPAEATLIAIGDDPWELGKNEPADHTVIGDPGTVLRELANRIGERLSEDERSARTGRIESALDRRGGGGSEGESDDPRASKDDLARALAATAGEVLLVNEGVTAGAPLRRRLHLGPGQLLGNKSGGLGYGLPASIGAAFAEDERGEEGREVLGFIGDGSYLYYPNAIYTAARHDLDLTVVIADNRNYRILKDNTMRIFGGEEADHAFVATEFEPPVDLVANAESHGASARLVDDPEGLGGALEEALSDPGPTVLDVLIHD